Proteins from a single region of Mucilaginibacter daejeonensis:
- a CDS encoding glycoside hydrolase family 43 protein — translation MIPKLIRSYHYANFLAIASLLASCGGPSTSSNGMAKTAADSTKKEYLSQPLITSIYTADPSAHVFNGKIYIYPSHDIEAGKPENDNGDHFDMRDYHILSMDSVGGKVTDHGVALDIKNIPWAGRQLWAPDAAYKNGTYYLYFPVKDKSDVFRIGVATSKDPAGPFKAEPQPIPGSFSIDPAVFTDTDGNSYMYFGGIWGGQLQRWKDGKYDANGSKTDLLQDDAPAATCKVAKLSGDMLTFDGPVKDVLITDSAGKPLLGKDHDRRFFEGSWMHKYNGKYYFTYSTGDTHYLAYAIGNSPMGPFTYAGTFMKPVEGWTTHHSIIEDKGKWYIFYHDTQLSGKTHLRNVKVTELKHNADGTIALIDPFKKA, via the coding sequence ATGATACCCAAATTAATTCGTAGCTATCATTACGCCAACTTTTTAGCCATTGCCAGTCTGCTGGCCTCATGCGGAGGCCCATCCACTTCGTCTAACGGAATGGCCAAGACCGCAGCCGACAGCACCAAAAAGGAATATCTATCGCAGCCGCTCATTACCTCCATTTACACGGCAGACCCCTCAGCTCATGTGTTCAATGGTAAAATATACATCTATCCATCGCATGATATAGAGGCAGGCAAACCTGAGAACGACAACGGTGACCACTTCGACATGCGCGATTACCACATCTTGTCGATGGATAGTGTGGGTGGCAAGGTGACCGACCATGGCGTAGCGCTTGATATCAAGAACATCCCATGGGCGGGTCGCCAGTTGTGGGCGCCTGATGCAGCATACAAGAACGGCACTTACTATTTATACTTCCCGGTTAAAGATAAGAGCGATGTGTTCAGGATAGGAGTGGCCACTTCCAAGGATCCGGCCGGTCCGTTCAAGGCCGAACCACAGCCTATTCCGGGTAGCTTCAGCATTGATCCGGCGGTATTTACCGATACCGATGGCAACAGCTACATGTATTTTGGTGGTATATGGGGCGGGCAACTCCAACGCTGGAAAGATGGTAAGTACGACGCCAACGGCTCCAAGACCGACCTGTTGCAGGACGATGCCCCGGCAGCTACTTGCAAAGTGGCCAAATTAAGTGGCGACATGCTCACCTTTGACGGGCCGGTAAAGGATGTGCTGATCACAGATAGCGCTGGCAAGCCATTGTTAGGCAAGGACCACGACCGCCGCTTTTTTGAAGGTTCATGGATGCACAAATACAATGGCAAATACTATTTTACCTATTCCACCGGCGATACGCATTACCTGGCCTACGCCATTGGCAATAGCCCGATGGGGCCTTTCACTTACGCAGGCACTTTCATGAAGCCGGTCGAAGGATGGACCACTCACCATTCCATCATTGAGGATAAGGGCAAATGGTATATCTTCTACCACGATACTCAACTGTCAGGAAAGACCCATTTAAGAAATGTTAAGGTGACCGAGCTTAAGCATAACGCCGATGGCACCATAGCCCTGATCGATCCGTTCAAAAAGGCATAG
- a CDS encoding glycosyl hydrolase 115 family protein, whose protein sequence is MNWKNKPLWSVICLMLLSATALATDTDKWVVFGKGKGSYTLAGNNKGIRLITSADDWKGVTRAVTDLQADIKAVTGVVPSIGEGAAAGTSNTIIVGTIGRSKLIDELIRKQKINVNDVKGKWESSLTQVVIEPMPGVHQALVIAGSDKRGTIYGIYTLSAQMGVSPWYWWADVPIELNKVVSVTPGRHVLASPAVKYRGIFLNDEAPALTGWARKTFGGLNHKFYEKVFELLLRLKGNYLWPAMWGNAFNDDDKLNPVLADEYGIVMGTSHHEPMMRSQQEWKRYGKGEWNYQTNDSVLRSFWRDGIRNMGTHESIVTMAMRGDGDMPMSEESNIGVLERIVADQRKIIAEVTHDKPEHTPQLWALYKEVQDYYDKGMRVPDDITLLLCDDNWGNLRKLPAVGDKKRAGGYGIYYHFDYVGGPRNYKWLNTNPIAKVWEQMHLAYEYGVDQIWIVNVGDLKPMEFPIEFFLDYAYAPNKLNAALLPAYTRKWAEAQFGPAHAAQIADIITTYLKFNGRRKPELLSPDTYSLVNYREYETAVADYKELLKKAEIIEEQLPANYRDAYFELVLHPVMACSNLYEMYLAVAKNRLYAKQGRSTTNEYADQARTFFKNDSLISFRYNKVNAGGKWDHMMDQTHISYRSWNEPKVDVLPDVKTIDVPQKAALGVAIEGDAEAMDTQKQSASLPVFNAMNREHYIDVFNKGKASFDVTITTGKPWLHAGMTTVKLTTEQRVWIKAEWDKVTVGENKVLIEIKGAGSTYQVMAMINKAQVAVESQPNYLPRNSYLALEAERFSTAVPANGWTVVPDLGRTRSGVFYSNVTEAPTKITASSPHLEYTVFAQDTGKVTVKYYLSPTLDILDKGGLRFAVSIDNEEPEIMNMHAKETPGEWNRLVANSIREMASEHHFAKAGKHVLKFWRIDPGVVLQKIVFDTGGVQRSYLGPPPYANTTNTKAKR, encoded by the coding sequence ATGAATTGGAAAAATAAACCCTTGTGGTCAGTGATATGCCTGATGTTGCTATCGGCAACGGCTTTAGCCACTGACACCGACAAGTGGGTGGTATTTGGTAAGGGCAAAGGATCATACACACTTGCCGGGAATAACAAGGGCATCAGGCTGATCACGAGTGCTGATGACTGGAAGGGCGTGACCAGGGCAGTGACCGATCTGCAGGCCGATATCAAGGCCGTTACCGGTGTGGTCCCATCAATAGGTGAGGGCGCTGCAGCAGGGACATCCAATACTATCATTGTAGGCACGATCGGTAGAAGTAAGCTGATCGATGAGCTGATCCGCAAGCAAAAGATCAACGTTAACGATGTTAAAGGGAAATGGGAGTCGTCACTTACCCAGGTAGTGATCGAACCTATGCCGGGCGTGCATCAGGCGTTGGTGATCGCCGGGAGCGATAAGCGTGGAACGATATACGGCATTTATACCCTTTCGGCCCAAATGGGTGTATCGCCATGGTATTGGTGGGCCGATGTGCCTATCGAACTTAACAAGGTGGTGAGTGTGACGCCTGGACGCCATGTGCTGGCATCACCTGCCGTAAAATACCGCGGCATCTTTTTGAATGACGAAGCTCCGGCGCTTACCGGCTGGGCCCGCAAGACCTTTGGCGGACTTAACCACAAATTCTACGAAAAGGTGTTCGAGTTGCTGCTGCGCCTTAAGGGTAACTATTTGTGGCCGGCCATGTGGGGTAATGCCTTTAACGATGACGATAAGCTTAACCCGGTTTTGGCCGATGAATATGGTATAGTGATGGGGACCTCGCACCACGAGCCTATGATGCGCAGCCAACAGGAATGGAAACGTTATGGAAAAGGGGAGTGGAACTACCAGACCAATGATTCGGTATTGCGCTCCTTTTGGCGTGACGGTATCCGTAACATGGGAACGCATGAAAGCATTGTGACCATGGCCATGCGCGGAGATGGCGATATGCCGATGAGTGAAGAAAGCAACATTGGCGTGCTGGAACGCATCGTTGCTGATCAGCGTAAGATCATTGCCGAAGTGACGCACGACAAACCAGAACATACACCACAGCTATGGGCGCTATACAAAGAGGTACAGGACTATTACGATAAAGGTATGCGGGTTCCTGATGACATCACGCTTTTGCTTTGCGATGACAACTGGGGAAACCTCCGAAAACTTCCTGCCGTTGGCGATAAGAAGCGTGCAGGTGGATATGGTATCTACTATCACTTCGACTATGTGGGCGGTCCGCGTAATTACAAGTGGCTTAATACTAATCCGATAGCGAAGGTTTGGGAGCAGATGCACCTGGCCTACGAGTACGGTGTGGATCAGATCTGGATCGTTAACGTGGGTGATCTGAAACCTATGGAATTTCCGATCGAATTCTTCCTCGACTATGCTTATGCGCCAAATAAATTAAATGCTGCGCTATTGCCTGCTTATACCCGTAAATGGGCCGAGGCGCAGTTCGGTCCTGCTCATGCGGCCCAGATAGCTGATATCATCACCACCTATTTAAAATTCAACGGTCGCAGGAAGCCTGAGCTCCTATCGCCTGATACTTACAGCCTGGTCAATTACCGCGAGTATGAGACCGCAGTGGCCGATTACAAAGAACTGTTGAAGAAGGCAGAGATCATTGAAGAGCAACTACCTGCCAACTACCGCGACGCTTACTTTGAGCTGGTGCTTCATCCGGTAATGGCCTGTTCTAACCTATACGAAATGTACCTGGCCGTGGCCAAGAATAGGTTATACGCCAAACAAGGTCGTTCCACTACCAATGAGTATGCCGACCAGGCACGCACATTCTTTAAAAATGATTCGCTGATCAGCTTTCGGTATAACAAAGTGAACGCCGGTGGCAAATGGGACCATATGATGGACCAGACCCACATCAGCTACCGCTCGTGGAATGAACCCAAAGTGGATGTGCTGCCTGACGTTAAGACCATCGACGTACCTCAAAAAGCCGCGCTTGGCGTAGCCATAGAAGGCGATGCCGAAGCGATGGACACTCAGAAGCAGAGCGCCAGCTTACCGGTATTTAATGCCATGAACAGGGAGCATTATATCGATGTGTTCAACAAAGGGAAGGCTAGCTTCGACGTGACCATCACCACCGGTAAACCGTGGTTACATGCCGGCATGACCACCGTGAAACTGACCACTGAACAGCGTGTATGGATCAAAGCAGAATGGGACAAAGTGACCGTAGGCGAAAATAAAGTACTGATCGAGATCAAAGGCGCTGGAAGCACTTATCAGGTCATGGCAATGATCAATAAGGCGCAAGTTGCTGTGGAGAGCCAGCCGAATTATCTGCCTCGCAATTCATATCTAGCGTTGGAGGCCGAACGATTTTCAACAGCTGTTCCGGCCAACGGGTGGACGGTGGTCCCGGATCTCGGTCGCACAAGATCTGGCGTGTTCTATAGCAACGTTACCGAGGCTCCAACCAAGATCACGGCCAGTTCGCCTCATCTGGAATACACCGTATTCGCCCAGGATACCGGCAAGGTGACCGTTAAGTACTACCTATCGCCCACGCTCGATATCCTCGACAAAGGCGGGTTGCGTTTCGCCGTGTCGATAGATAATGAGGAGCCTGAGATCATGAATATGCACGCCAAAGAAACGCCGGGCGAATGGAATCGGTTAGTGGCTAACAGCATACGGGAGATGGCTTCCGAGCATCACTTCGCCAAAGCAGGTAAGCATGTCCTTAAGTTTTGGCGGATCGATCCTGGCGTGGTGCTGCAAAAGATCGTGTTCGATACCGGTGGAGTTCAACGGAGCTATCTCGGTCCACCGCCTTACGCCAACACTACAAATACCAAAGCAAAAAGATAG
- a CDS encoding endo-1,4-beta-xylanase, with amino-acid sequence MSCSTKLLISCLLALSASLALGSKAMAQDRKGLNNVYKKYFTIGVAVTPRELKSEEAGLITKEFGSVTPENAMKMGPIHPQQDRFYWTDADSIVAFAQRNKMKVRGHTLCWHAQTPRWLFVDSAGKDVSKEVLLKRLHDHINEVVTRYKGKIYAWDVVNEAIADDSTYLRRSKWYQICGEDFIAKAFEYAHEADPKAILFYNDYNTEIPAKREKILKLLKSLIAKKVPINGVGLQAHWSVSTPSREELERSIKEFSALGLQVQFTELDISVYAGRQGGQLVQGQQPTGSSAFTPEMEQQQLEKYKMVFDVFRQYRKKITGVTFWNVSDRYTWLNGRGRKNYPLLFDAELQPKKAYWEVVKF; translated from the coding sequence ATGAGTTGTTCAACCAAACTTTTGATATCCTGCCTGCTGGCGTTGTCAGCATCATTAGCACTTGGATCAAAAGCAATGGCACAGGACCGCAAAGGACTGAACAACGTTTACAAAAAATATTTCACCATAGGAGTGGCGGTAACGCCACGCGAACTGAAAAGCGAGGAGGCTGGTCTGATCACCAAAGAATTTGGCAGCGTAACCCCTGAGAACGCCATGAAGATGGGGCCGATACACCCCCAGCAGGATAGGTTCTACTGGACCGATGCTGACAGTATAGTGGCCTTTGCCCAGCGTAATAAAATGAAGGTGCGCGGCCATACACTGTGCTGGCATGCCCAAACGCCTCGCTGGTTGTTCGTTGATTCGGCTGGTAAGGATGTGAGCAAGGAGGTGCTGTTGAAGCGCCTGCATGATCACATTAACGAAGTAGTGACCAGATACAAAGGGAAGATATACGCGTGGGATGTGGTGAATGAGGCCATCGCTGATGATTCGACCTATTTAAGGCGCTCAAAGTGGTACCAGATATGCGGGGAGGATTTCATTGCCAAGGCATTCGAGTATGCCCACGAGGCCGACCCCAAAGCCATTCTGTTCTATAACGATTATAACACCGAGATACCGGCTAAACGGGAGAAGATCCTGAAGCTGCTAAAAAGCCTCATCGCCAAAAAAGTACCCATTAATGGCGTAGGTCTGCAGGCTCACTGGTCGGTATCAACGCCAAGCCGCGAGGAATTGGAGCGGTCTATTAAGGAGTTCTCTGCTCTGGGCCTACAGGTACAGTTCACTGAATTGGATATATCGGTGTATGCCGGTCGACAGGGCGGGCAATTGGTACAGGGGCAGCAGCCCACTGGCAGCTCCGCCTTCACACCTGAAATGGAACAGCAGCAGCTCGAAAAATATAAGATGGTGTTCGATGTATTCAGGCAGTATCGCAAAAAGATCACTGGTGTCACTTTCTGGAATGTGTCTGACCGCTACACTTGGCTTAACGGACGCGGACGCAAGAATTATCCGCTTCTATTCGATGCTGAGCTTCAGCCCAAAAAGGCCTATTGGGAAGTGGTCAAATTTTAA
- a CDS encoding RagB/SusD family nutrient uptake outer membrane protein, which produces MKIFNKVSSGIAIAAMLTTATSCKKILDENPRSALYPNYFTTSGGVQAAVTGVYNDLRGAFSGEGLVFYYNGTDETIPGGNASGNPLLYYAFNGINSSNTPDIMGLYIDINTLNGVFQYASAITNVNDRTQFVAQAKFLRAFIYFYLVQTYGGTTATQKSGIPLHTTYITQASTADAPAPLADIYNLIIKDLTEASAELPNTVSSTSPFSAGGVGKTATAAVASAYLAKVYLTRGYSEAKQSGDFQKAADLTAALITNKGTYGLDLWQDYNDVHKPANDYGKENMFAIDYGGASDPQYTGYTLQGSGGYGLNQLYVLARMNYVGPGIDNIAGIDAVPQKLTNKTGMFRDVYNGRPYVRLAPNTRYSINVAFADQLHDCRYDATFQTFWICNTNVAAGTKSDGSLKGKLVPTSNPSTSAYIRPIDGDTAMLMPGTDVTMARRDDFKGLIVAPKQYTNIVFPTVKKFDDPKRTATGDFSSRPIALMRFSEVYLMNAEANYMLGNVSAAATSLNVIRRRAAYRTPDDAQYVAKNAASVTSANMAAVNSANADFMTLNATQLAQLAVPNNTTSTGSLCGMDLILEEYTREFYGDPRRWYDLVRTQQLVRRNQMYNTTGGPNVKDYHTRWPIPQSLINSVLSGPKYPQNNGY; this is translated from the coding sequence ATGAAGATATTTAATAAAGTAAGTAGTGGCATTGCGATAGCTGCCATGCTAACAACAGCTACCAGTTGCAAAAAGATCCTGGACGAAAATCCAAGATCAGCGTTATACCCGAACTATTTTACCACCTCGGGCGGTGTGCAAGCAGCCGTAACAGGTGTTTACAATGATCTTAGAGGTGCTTTTTCGGGCGAGGGCCTGGTGTTCTACTATAACGGTACTGACGAGACCATTCCGGGTGGTAACGCAAGCGGAAACCCATTGTTGTATTACGCATTCAATGGTATCAACTCTTCGAACACGCCTGATATCATGGGTCTGTACATTGACATTAACACCCTTAATGGTGTGTTTCAATATGCATCGGCCATTACCAATGTTAACGACAGGACACAATTTGTTGCTCAGGCCAAGTTCTTGAGAGCTTTTATCTACTTCTATCTGGTGCAAACCTATGGTGGAACAACAGCTACCCAAAAGAGTGGTATACCTTTGCACACCACCTACATTACTCAGGCCAGCACAGCCGATGCACCGGCACCTTTAGCCGACATTTACAACCTGATCATTAAGGATCTTACCGAAGCTTCTGCTGAGTTACCGAACACCGTATCTTCTACCAGCCCATTCTCGGCAGGTGGTGTAGGTAAAACAGCTACTGCTGCGGTTGCCAGTGCTTACTTAGCCAAGGTTTATTTAACACGCGGTTACAGTGAAGCAAAGCAAAGTGGTGATTTCCAGAAAGCTGCTGACCTGACCGCTGCGCTGATCACCAACAAGGGAACTTATGGCCTTGATCTGTGGCAAGACTACAATGACGTACACAAGCCAGCTAACGATTATGGCAAAGAGAATATGTTCGCTATCGATTACGGTGGCGCCTCTGATCCTCAGTACACCGGCTATACCCTGCAAGGGTCGGGTGGTTACGGCCTCAATCAGCTCTATGTACTGGCACGTATGAACTATGTAGGCCCTGGTATCGATAACATTGCTGGTATCGATGCGGTTCCGCAGAAACTGACCAACAAGACCGGTATGTTTCGTGATGTATACAACGGCAGGCCTTATGTTCGTTTAGCACCTAATACCAGATATTCTATCAATGTGGCCTTCGCCGATCAGTTACATGATTGCCGTTATGATGCTACCTTTCAAACTTTTTGGATCTGCAATACTAACGTAGCTGCCGGTACCAAGAGTGATGGTTCTTTGAAGGGCAAGCTGGTACCAACATCTAACCCTTCTACCAGCGCCTACATACGTCCAATAGATGGCGATACCGCAATGTTAATGCCGGGTACAGATGTTACCATGGCACGCCGTGATGACTTTAAAGGCTTGATCGTTGCACCTAAGCAGTACACCAACATCGTATTCCCTACCGTGAAAAAGTTCGACGACCCTAAACGTACCGCTACCGGTGACTTCTCGAGCCGCCCGATCGCGCTGATGCGTTTCTCTGAAGTTTATTTGATGAATGCCGAAGCTAACTATATGTTGGGTAACGTGAGCGCCGCCGCTACTTCGCTTAACGTGATCAGGAGAAGGGCAGCCTACCGCACCCCTGATGATGCACAATATGTGGCAAAAAATGCGGCAAGCGTGACCTCAGCTAACATGGCTGCTGTCAATTCGGCCAATGCTGATTTCATGACCTTGAATGCTACTCAGTTAGCTCAGTTGGCCGTGCCTAACAATACCACTTCAACAGGCTCTCTGTGCGGTATGGATCTAATTTTAGAGGAGTACACCCGCGAGTTCTACGGCGATCCACGTCGCTGGTATGATCTGGTACGTACGCAGCAACTGGTACGCCGTAATCAGATGTACAACACCACCGGTGGACCGAACGTTAAGGATTACCACACCCGTTGGCCAATACCACAATCATTGATCAACAGCGTGTTGTCAGGTCCAAAATATCCGCAGAACAACGGTTATTAA
- a CDS encoding SusC/RagA family TonB-linked outer membrane protein has translation MISFLANAQTFQVRGKVVDEKNEPLAGATVSVTGTTTATSATVSGDFTLSVPAGTRSVTISFIGYNEQVKPVSASTANLGTITLNRSGKDLNEVVVVGYGTLRKQDVTGTVVNVDAKTLQEIPASNFVEQLKGRVAGVDVVSGSNGPIVSIRGNRTIGAAPGTDGPLIVLDGQPYYASIENINPADIKSIDVLKGASATAIYGTRGSGGVLLVTTNRGRVGQTVTSYDSYVGVSKLEGSLELLNGQQFAQLQKDALAGAVLQNNSQTNPYSLTAIEQQALNQGVSTDYVDLLLKRSMIWDQSLRVASGTERTQFTVGAGYRLNTGLQPNNSTKRVSLNATLDHKINRFLKFGLSTQTTVRMINAGGGDQLLTARYMSPLTFPYNPDGSINPTPQSDQIDATLLNPLYPGANPDQYYDYTRGFQHNDIVYGEVSPVDHFKYRYTFNYGFNQSLQGTYRGINNVDIVNATRTTASTTNNYRYRLAQEHLLTYDNTFAQKHHVNLVGVYRAEKQHDENSNINATGIPFDAVKNSNLGLATTIAGVGGSFVEQGLVSYIGRLNYAYDDKYDLTASITRDGNSALGSENKYTSYPSIGLGWVISNESFMKKYAFINNLKLRGGYGITSTTNTIFPYNTLGALSSSKYQYGGASTGNAQGVRVTTLTNPTLTWQRTHEYNLALDFGLFKNRLTGSVEVYKQRTTGIILPNILPITNGSSAQVTNLGTSANKGLEITLSSINLQNVGGFTWSTDANLSFSRERIVELPNGAPLNINSGLFVGQPLSVIYDVKKIGIWQLGDSPGIDASKSQANGPVYLPVRGQTGTLQYPGQIRVQDVNGDGKIDQNDNQIIGNFQPKYQFGLTNRFSYKNFDLSIVIQGRMKFTTLVPYVSSANSAYIGWQYLNTGRHNQPVLDYWTMNNPTNAFPTPNAQGQGNYYSTLQYYDGSWIRAKSINFGYNLPSSLTKRIGMSSLRIYANVTNPFIIYAPIMNHSFTVTDPESVYNQQVINSSTSGNAAGQDGNNNNYRGLALSPGLQTRDFILGINARF, from the coding sequence ATGATCTCCTTCCTTGCTAACGCGCAAACCTTCCAGGTGCGCGGTAAAGTGGTTGACGAAAAGAATGAACCACTGGCCGGTGCCACCGTTAGCGTGACCGGTACCACCACCGCAACCTCAGCCACCGTAAGTGGTGATTTTACCCTGAGCGTTCCGGCAGGCACCAGGAGCGTAACAATATCATTTATAGGTTATAACGAGCAAGTAAAACCTGTAAGCGCCAGCACTGCCAACCTCGGTACCATTACGCTGAACAGAAGCGGTAAGGACCTCAACGAGGTAGTGGTAGTAGGTTACGGTACTTTGCGTAAGCAAGATGTTACCGGTACCGTTGTGAACGTTGATGCCAAGACCTTGCAGGAGATCCCGGCATCTAACTTTGTTGAACAATTAAAAGGCCGTGTGGCCGGTGTCGATGTGGTTAGCGGAAGCAATGGCCCGATAGTATCGATCAGGGGTAACCGTACCATTGGCGCAGCGCCAGGTACCGACGGACCACTGATCGTGTTAGATGGTCAGCCTTATTATGCTTCTATCGAGAACATCAACCCAGCGGATATTAAAAGTATCGACGTATTAAAAGGCGCATCAGCCACCGCGATCTACGGTACCAGAGGTTCGGGCGGCGTTTTATTGGTGACCACCAACCGCGGTAGGGTAGGCCAAACCGTAACTTCGTACGATTCATATGTAGGTGTAAGTAAGCTGGAAGGCAGCCTGGAACTTTTGAACGGTCAGCAATTCGCTCAATTACAAAAGGATGCGTTAGCTGGTGCGGTCCTGCAGAACAACTCGCAAACTAACCCTTACTCTTTAACTGCTATTGAGCAACAAGCCCTTAACCAGGGAGTAAGCACCGACTATGTTGACCTGTTATTGAAAAGGTCGATGATATGGGATCAGAGCTTACGCGTGGCCAGTGGTACCGAAAGAACTCAGTTCACCGTTGGCGCAGGCTATCGTTTAAATACCGGCTTACAGCCTAATAACTCTACTAAGCGTGTATCGTTGAACGCCACTTTAGATCACAAGATCAACAGGTTCTTAAAATTTGGATTGTCTACCCAAACCACCGTACGTATGATCAATGCAGGTGGTGGCGATCAGCTGCTTACCGCGCGTTACATGAGCCCGTTGACCTTCCCTTACAATCCTGACGGTTCCATTAACCCAACGCCTCAGTCAGATCAGATCGATGCTACGCTGTTGAACCCTTTGTATCCTGGCGCCAATCCTGACCAGTATTATGACTATACCCGCGGTTTCCAACACAACGACATCGTTTACGGTGAGGTATCGCCGGTGGACCACTTCAAATACCGCTACACCTTTAACTACGGTTTTAATCAGTCGTTGCAAGGTACATACCGTGGTATCAACAACGTTGACATCGTTAACGCTACTAGGACCACTGCCAGTACCACCAACAATTATCGTTACCGTTTGGCTCAAGAGCACTTGCTTACCTATGATAACACCTTCGCCCAAAAGCACCACGTGAATTTGGTGGGTGTGTACCGGGCTGAGAAACAGCACGACGAGAACTCGAACATCAATGCCACCGGTATCCCCTTTGATGCGGTGAAGAACAGTAACCTTGGCTTGGCCACCACTATCGCCGGTGTAGGTGGTTCGTTCGTTGAGCAGGGACTTGTATCGTACATTGGTCGTTTGAACTATGCTTATGATGATAAGTATGACCTGACCGCATCGATCACCAGGGATGGTAACTCGGCTTTGGGTTCTGAAAATAAATACACTTCATATCCATCTATCGGTTTGGGCTGGGTGATCAGTAACGAGAGCTTCATGAAGAAGTATGCTTTCATTAACAACCTGAAGCTTCGCGGCGGTTACGGCATAACCTCTACTACCAACACTATATTCCCTTACAATACCCTGGGTGCGTTAAGCTCATCTAAATATCAGTATGGCGGTGCATCTACCGGTAACGCACAGGGCGTACGGGTAACCACCCTTACCAACCCTACTTTGACCTGGCAGCGTACTCACGAGTACAACTTGGCGTTGGATTTCGGTCTGTTCAAGAACCGTTTGACCGGTTCGGTGGAGGTTTACAAACAGCGTACTACTGGTATCATCCTGCCTAACATCCTGCCTATTACCAATGGTTCATCAGCACAGGTGACCAACTTAGGTACATCGGCCAACAAAGGTCTGGAGATCACTTTAAGCAGTATCAACCTGCAAAACGTTGGAGGCTTTACCTGGTCTACCGATGCAAACTTATCATTCAGCCGCGAGCGTATCGTGGAGTTACCTAACGGTGCCCCATTGAATATCAACTCGGGTCTGTTCGTTGGACAGCCATTGAGCGTGATCTACGACGTTAAAAAGATCGGCATCTGGCAGTTAGGTGATTCTCCTGGTATCGATGCTTCAAAATCGCAAGCTAACGGTCCTGTTTACTTGCCAGTGCGTGGCCAGACCGGCACCTTACAATATCCTGGTCAGATCCGTGTACAAGATGTGAACGGTGATGGTAAGATCGACCAGAACGATAACCAGATCATCGGTAATTTCCAGCCAAAGTATCAGTTCGGTCTCACCAACCGATTCAGCTACAAGAATTTCGACCTGAGCATCGTTATTCAAGGCCGTATGAAGTTCACTACGCTGGTACCTTACGTATCGTCAGCTAACTCGGCTTATATCGGCTGGCAATATTTGAACACTGGTCGTCATAACCAGCCGGTGCTCGATTACTGGACAATGAATAACCCTACCAATGCTTTCCCTACACCTAACGCGCAAGGTCAGGGAAACTATTACTCTACCTTGCAGTACTATGATGGCTCATGGATCAGGGCAAAAAGTATCAACTTTGGTTACAACCTGCCAAGCAGCTTGACCAAACGCATCGGTATGAGCTCACTGCGCATCTATGCCAACGTGACCAATCCGTTCATCATTTATGCACCGATCATGAATCATAGCTTTACGGTAACCGATCCTGAGTCGGTATACAACCAGCAGGTGATCAACTCTTCTACCAGTGGTAACGCTGCTGGCCAGGATGGCAACAATAATAACTACCGAGGTTTAGCGCTTAGCCCCGGTTTGCAAACACGTGATTTTATTTTAGGGATCAACGCCCGTTTTTAA